Genomic segment of Arachis hypogaea cultivar Tifrunner chromosome 16, arahy.Tifrunner.gnm2.J5K5, whole genome shotgun sequence:
CacacataatataaattattgactTAATCCATCAATTTATTACTTTAAAACTGTTCTCACTTTGTTAACAAATCTGGATAATGTATGTAGTCTACATCCCTGTAAGCTGTAACACCACTTTCTAGTCGTAGGTTTCCCAACAAAATAAAACCATGACAAGTTCTTGTGACATTCTTCCTCATTAACTACTTGCTTGAATTCTTTATGCTGGGCAAAATTTCAAGATCCAGAGTAGATAGGAAacataataaatgaataaaacccaaatcagcccctgacaattacctcgaaagacaacgaggctCCTGATAAAAAAAACCCCAATCCagcccctgacaaaaaaaaaaaccaaacccggcccctgacaattacttcgaaaggacaacgaggcccctgtaccaaaaataaattaatgttattttttttggcacaggggctaatcagtttcaaaaaaaaattatcaggggccggattgggtgtttttttttcttggaggtctcgttgtcctttcgagataattgtcaggggccgGATGGGGTATTCACTCGGATATCGATAAGATGTGAATGATGCAGGGATTGCTACTTTGCCAGCCACACCCCAGTTATAGTTCTACCTATCTTACTACCCGCATAAAAATGTATCTTTGAAAGCTTTTCAAACTTTGAGCATGCATTTATCTTAAATATTTaactataaataaaattataatggaTGAATTTTGCATAGTATGAATGATGTCCTAggtttaaaccaaataaaaatcaaatattaaaagattaaatgTCATATATTCAGAagaccttttttttcttttggtaaaAGGCAAGGAAAGGAATATGCAAACAGAAGAGAGAATATGTAAATCCAAGCGTATGCATGTGCTTCAGATATATAGGTTTTGTACTTTTGTTACATTTCAACCAAAATCTTTGGAGAACGGAAAGGAACAAGCATTGGATCAAGAACTAAGTTCAAGAAAGCAAAGGAAATTAGTCTAGATCTCTATGACTTAGAaatctaatcaaaataattaaaaaaaaatcttggtatcttttcaaattttaaatatttttctaagagaaaatggttttcatcttttttttttttttaaataaatgttaaaaaactTTCCATCAATATGTGCAAAAACATGATACTAATTATACTCCACATTAACCCTTTTCACATTCATATTTTATGAAGTTTTTTTACTAATCAATACACctctaacaaaatatttttttaatactaacaCTAACATACCCTGTTCATTACATTTTTTCTTTGGAAGAGAAGAAGTGATATGATACTAATGCAACAATGTTGGATGTATTGTAAGTATAAACTTCACGATTGATTGGTTTTAGGATTATTCATTTACATAAATGACACTCATATCTTCAATCTTCTAAACTCACCAATACTcgcaataaaataaaagaacgGATAAACATTTCTAATTTTGAGAAACCATgctcatttttttctataaaacaCACATACAATCATATGTACATCTGGCTTTTATACAAGCAAAAGGTGATGCTAATAATTCGAGACTCTTCGAGTTTTTTAACTGATAATGAATACACATATTTGACCAATTTTACTTTACTTTGAGTATTTAAATAAGTAACTTGAacatcttatttattttttttaactttaagtTGGCATTCTTTGATTTTCAGCACTATTATAAACAACTTGAAAATTCTTTAAGTTTTTAATAGGTTATGCTTGGTAACCAATGatttttttgaacaacatgaataatAGATTCTAAAATTGgccaaatttaaataaaatacattacatttttaaattactcacctaaatcttaatattggAATAACCATTCGcacacctaatgaattgaacatctaatatatttattgttcacattgtttaatattttcattgtctacttaTACTTTTTCGTTTTTAATAAATCCAACAAATTGATGATAATTATATTCAACTAAAATTTTGCTTCATCAATTCTCTAacggaaatggatcctctccaatTTTTTAAACACTTGAGAAAATGAAGTGTGATCTcttaccattaattttataagtgaaataaaaaataaatatgagagagaattcaatttttttttttactagagAGAATCCACTCCCATTCTTTAACCACTTTTCATAAAGATTTTAGTTCATATAAAGTGGTGCAAGTCgacttaatttttttgtaatcAACATGTATGCTCCTTTCCTAGGTTCATCCATTTCGTGGATGCAAGTTTTGAAGTGGATAAAGTCCATTTCGGGTGTGTAGTGGTTGAGACAGGACTGTAGGAAAATAAAtgtctaaaataatattttaactattttagatacaaataaaatttatagataaataaattaaaaaaatattaggatAAGTTTATCACAAAACAAACTAAgtacaaatagaaaaaaaatacgaGATATAGATattgaaaataagaaagaataatATTAAATGTATATATCTCTTATGTGTGCCTGTGTTTTATATATAAGAAGGATGACAGTTTGGTAGTGGTCAATTACGCCTCTTTCTTTGAGGAAAGAAGTTTAAACTCCACCTCAAACATTTAAAAAGGTCAAAAAATTAACGTGTGCTCTGTTGTTAGGATTTTTTCAAAAGGTGCTTTATTAGGGTTTTAAGGTACGAAGGAGGCAGAGAGCGACGACCAGGAACACGACGTTGAAAGTGGAAAATAGAGGCGCGACGAGAGAGGATTGGACGGAGGTGCTGTGACTGCTTGAGAGAGGGAGACAGCGACGTTATTGGGAGAGGTGTTAGGGTTGTGTTAGGGTTCAATGAGTTAAGCAAAGGGAAACTAGGGTTTCTacacattaatatatatatatatatatatatatatatatatatatatatatatatatatataatagggtaGAAAATCGGTACGCTTTTAAAAAgtgatccaaaaaaaaaatcatgcttCAAAAGCATGTCAATTGATGTTTTAAGGCCACTCTTTTGAAGTATGGCAGTAAAAAGCATGgcaataagattttaaaaatgtcACCGTAACGTAATTTTATTggcacgttttaaaagcgtggcagaaaaggcATAGTTAAATCTCTAATCAATCACCATTTTATAAAAGTGTGGTCATTGACTCCTTTCGACACGCTTTTGGAGTGTGACAAAAAAAACTGTGGCCAAATTTCTAATCAATCGTCATTCTCATAAAAGCGTTGCCATTGACCCTTTTTtaccacacttttaaagcgtaaTAAGAAAAAAGCGTAGTAACAGGCCTTTTTTTCTTATAGTGAGCTAATGTTAGTTTATTTAACCCTAAGCTTATACATCAGGTAAAGGTGGTAGAAGCAGGCAACAGGAAAGGTTACATTGTGCTCACTATGAAAAATTGGGACACACCATTGAGATATGCTATAAGAAGTATGGCCTTTCACCACATTTGAGATAAAGAAATGGTGGAGAAGCTGCTGTAAATTCTATGGTCGCAGCAGGTGCTAAGGATGTAAATAAGGAATTCAACATTTAATTGGGAGAGCCTGAAAATTCTAACTCTAGATTTACTGTAGAACAAAAAGAGGCTTTGTTAGCCCTTCTTAACAAGCATGAAGTGATGAATATTCATAGTGCCAACCAAATAGTGACTTTACAGTAGTCATCACCTCATTAAGGTAATTTGGTGCATGTTTTACACTTCAAAACAAGTATTAAGTCTTAAATATTTCAAATAGAAAGTGCAAATTTTGGGTTATTGATACTGGTGCTATCATTAGAGGTGGTAAAATGAGTTGAACCCGTCAGGTCGACccgctaaacccgctaaaaaagaTGGGTTGGACTACGATTTGGAGcccgtcaaattaaaaaaaatctgctAGAGGCCGATCCGCCGGGCCGaagatttttactttttttttattaaataaaagagtgattactcttataaaattaataattatagaattttcaaacactttttttttattcttcttttagttattaactttatttattttattttattttacaattttatatatttgttcaaattatatgacttattttttaaaataaagatagttctattgacaaatatttgaacaattttattaaagttaaaaataaaaaaaaagatagtaaaaaaattatattataatttgattatttttatttgtagttaattttttaattattattttttagttaattttaataaattttatttttaaaaaaaaaaagagagagtcaAGCGAACTAGCCCGCCAATCCGCTATAAAGTGGGGCGGGCTAACATTTTAAACTcattttagttggcggggcgGGTCAGTCCGCCCCGTTTATATGACGggcctaggcggggcggggcggttggggcggggcggggcggttGGGGCGGGCCGGCCCGCTTTGCCACTCCTAACTATCATGGTGACAAATTTAGAGTGGCTGAATTACATGAGGAACTTTATGCAATCATGCAATAGGACATGAATGTCACGACCTATTTCACAAAGTTGAAATCACTTTGGGAAGATATTGAGAATTTCAGAATGATCTTGCTTGTGATTGTGGGAAACAATGTTTGTGTAGCTTAGGCACGACCCGATAGCATAGAGTTGAGAACCAAGTCAAAGACTCCTTAGAGGCTTAAATGACCAATACTCAGTCGTGCGATCTCAAATCATGCTTTTGGACCCTCTCCCAGATATCAATGCAGTTTTCTCGTTGCTCACACAGCACGAGAGACAAAATCACAGCTTGGAACCTATCTCAGACAACAGACTTATAGCATACTCTTCGACTTCTTTGAACACTACAGACCTTGGTCAAGGTCGAGGGAAAGGAAGGGGGCAGAAGAAGTAGGCAACAAGCTAGGGGAGAGGTGGCCTGGTAGAGGCAGGCAATAGGAAAGTTGGGACACACCATTGAGACATGCTATAAGAAGCATGGCCTTCCACTACATTCGAGACAGAAATGGTGGAGAAGCTGCTGTAAATGCTATGGCCGCAGTAGGCGTTGAGGATGCAAATGAGGAACTCAGCATTCAGTTGGGAGAGTCTAAAAATTCTAACTCTGGATTCCAGAACAAAGAGAAGCTTTGTTAGTACTTTTTAACAAGCATGAGGTGAGGAATATTCATAGTGCCAACTAAATAGTGACTTCACAGCAGTCACCCCCTCATCAAGGTAATTTGGTGCATGTTTTACACTTTAAAACAAGTGTTCAAGGCTTAAATATTTCAAATATAAAGTGTAAATTATGGGTGATTGATACTGGTGCTACAGACCATTTATCATACACCTTAGATTATTTTAAAACTTATCATAAAATAGCACCAATCATTATAAAATTGCCAAATGGCTCTTACACTACAAGTTGCATAATTGGTACTATAGTATTTTCTGACAAATTGTATTTGGAAAATGCATTGTTCATCCATTCTTTCAACTTTAAATTGATCTCAATGTCCAAACTTACTGGCACAGTGCATTGCGCCATGAAATTTTCTAAAACACTTTGTAAGATACAGGATTGTAGCTCCTTGAAGATGATTGGCACAGTTGAGGTTGTTGGAGGCCTTTATACACTAAATAAAGAACATCCACAACATTCTAAATCAGAAGCATGCATCATGACTATCCAAGACAGTAAAGATAGGAATATTTGGCATTATAATATAGACTAGGGCACCCCTCATTGAATAGTTTAAAACTCATACAATCTACTTACAATTTTATTACTTGTAACAACACTGAATAAACCATGCAATACTTGTCAATTAGCAAAACAAAGAAAGTTGCCATTTGCAACTAACAATAAAACTGCATCTGATTACTTAGAGCTCATTCATGTTGACATATGGGGTCCATTGTCTATTCATTCTAGAGGAGGTAATAAATACTTTTTAATCATTGTGGAAGATAAATCAAGACACACTTGGCTTAATTTCATGAAAACAAAATCAGAGGCTTAAAATTTGTTAAAGACTTTTGTTACATTTGCTAAAACTCAATTTCATTGCAATGTAAAGAAGATAAGAAGTGATAATAGGCTAGAGGTTCTCATGCCCACTTATTACACATCAAATGGCATAATTCATCAAAGAACATGTGTGAAAACCCCTAAATAAAATGGTGGTGTTGAGAGGAAACACCAACACATTCTTGTAGTAGCTAAAGCACTTTTATTTCAATCAAATGTTCCCAAATGCTATTGGCACTATGTCATTGCACATGCAATACATTTAATAAATCAATTGCCatctagttttttaaaaaatcaatcacTTTATCAAGTGTTGCATCAGTCTTTGCCTTCCATTTCCCATTTAAGAGTTTTCGAGTGTTGAACTTATGCTAGCACCATATCtattggaagaaaaaaaaaagatccacagacaaaaaaatacacacacttAGGATTAAGGGAAGGTACCAAAGGTTTTGTGTTCTTGGATGCTCAATCCAATGAAATATTTGTGTCAAGAGATGtaaaattctttgagaattgtttttctttcaaagaAAATGTTGCCCCATTTCACGTTAAAACCATGTCATCACATGCCCAGACACATGATCCCTTCATATATGATACATTCACTAGCACTTTTCATGCTCCACCTTCACTTTTCACATCCCACCTTTTATATGGCCTCACACAATACACCACACATGTGCATCTTACACAACAAATGACTCAAACATGGAGTCAAAGAATCTTGCATTCCATGACTCCATTAAAGAGTCCACTCCTCATGCATCAATACATACTCCTCATGGCACTGATCTTGCATGGTCATTAATCCCATTAAGAAGGTCAACTAGGGAATGAAAATTACCAAGCCATTTAAAGGATTATCATTGTATGAATGTCTCCACATCCCTACCAAGCAAATATCCCATTTCACAATTCTTATCATATAATGCACTTCCAACATCTCATAAAGCTTTTTTCGTGCCCATCTCCATTGACAAAAAACCAAGGACCTATGAGGAAGTCATAGTTTATGCTTGTTGGAGGAGTGTAATCAAAGAAGAACTTGATGCACTGCAGCACTTACAGACTTGGGATATTACACCTCTTCCTCCTGGCAAGAAAGCAATCGGGTGTAAGTAGATTTTTAAGCTTAAACACAGCCCTGATGGTAGCATTGAGCGATATAAGGCATGATTGATTGCAAAAGGGTTCACTCTGATTTGCTTGTCTTAGGCTTCAGCCACTCTAACTGGGCAGCATGCCCAGACTCATGCAAATCCATATCATCCTATTGCTTCTACATTGGGTGTTCAATTGTTTCATGGTGCAGGAAGAAACAGACGAATGCGGCATCATCTTCTACTGAAGCTGAATATCGAGCTTTAGCATCAGTCACTCGAGAAGCAATTTGGATGAAAAAGATCTTGAGAGATTTAGGAATGGAACTTGAGAAACCCATAAGCCTGTATTGTGACAGTCAGGTAGCTATTCACATAGCTCATAATTCGGTTTTTCATGAGCGAACAAAACATATCAAAGTTGATTGCCATGTGGTGAAAGATAAGGTGCTTGAGCGTCTCATACATCTGCTTTTCATTTCGACACATGAGCAAGTAGCAGATCTACTGACAAAATTCCTTGCTCGAGGAACATTCTCCAAACTTTTGAGCAAGCTAGGACTACTAAATATTTGTACTCTTAACTTGAGAAAAGGTGTTACCTGATTTATAAGTTCAGAGTTAAATAAATTATTAGCTAGTTGTGCAGTTAGTTAGATAGCTAATAAAAGGAATCTTTATTACAAGGTGGTTAGAGTAGTATGTGATCTGGTGAATTGGTATGCACAATTAACATGTAAACATGACAGAATTAGTTAGATGCTGTTAGAACTAACAACTTGTATCTTGATTGTATATAAGACATACAGTGTTTGGatgtttttttgagttttttcatttcaattaagtcacatctttttcattctcttcttgcTCTCTGTCTGAACTACTCACACTCTTAACTACTCTCATTGCACTTTcaacaaattatattttatttataaaaaagtaaTGATTTACCTAACATTTCTCATTCTTGCTCTTTCTTTATGTACTTTCTACGTAGTTTGACTATGTACTAAAGTGTGCActtccaaaaaattcatttttagaataatattatatattaaatttttctattaactaaatctaattaaattggtctaatataacaaaaatcaattataaCTAGAATGAGACTCGCGCACACagtaaattaatgatagtatataataaatattaaaaatgactaTATTTTGTAGAActaaattaaatatgtgtaaactaaagttaaatttgaagggcgttttgtttaaaataatttgtagtacaaaagatttggatgttggagttgtacaaagtgacatttttatttggtagtttgatttttgcatttgttttagttgatggaTTTAGTCTTCTTATGCGGCGTTcgtcctcctttttctttattggttATTATTAGAATTGTTGCTTTCTTCTTTGTGTCGAGGTTCTTGTGAATgcatgttctttatgaattgttgagttgtatgcactttttattatattgtttGTTCCATCTTCGCATGTATGTTTTTCTTCCgaagatgtgtcttgaatttgtatggttttttttcttcttaatctCTTGATATAGTTTTTCAATGACATctacaataaaaagaacaaaaatgtgtagattttttttgaataagttatttttaataagaataattgaaatagtataaaatgaaattaactGTTAGTATTTTTCTTTGACCCACTCTGTCAGACAATGTTTCAAGTGATGCAAATTCAAAATAGTCTTGGAAAATGTTCAAAATTGGATACTTAATTTCTTTCACAACAATTGTGAGtaaaaaatttgttttcattATATCTTTAATTGGCCTATACAAATTATTTGtatcttctatttttaaattttttatagtaaagaCTTTTCCTTCCTTGCAGTATTAGTAAATCATagttttaattagttaaaaaagaataatgaatagcatattaaaagaagtataattttaacgatattagaatacaattatatataaagtattataaaataatataaaaagtataattaaagtatttttttcgtaaattcaattaaaaaatataataaatatgtttgttttgtaccttttcatttaatataatcatttctaagCAAAGACACTCTTCTTCATTTGTGGGTATTAATGTTTCCCATATATGAACCACGCGAACTTTGATAAACTAATTGTCTTTTTGTTTTGTGATATTGTCCAAAGAATGATGTtccattgagtaagtttgagatgttgtgtggttcggaaataaattttttgtgctaaattttATGTCATTTGAAGGAATAGTGATATGAGACTTATATAAATAGTTCAAATagtatgaaatttgaatatttgtaaaataaaatttattatgattaataatattattattacatttgtaatatgaatgtttattatatttaatgagttatttatagaaattaataaattaattattggagttataaatttattgtattgtttataatggtgagatataataaatatatggaTATGGATTCAATGTCTTTGTAGGTTAGaaattttattacaaatttttgtatatttttttttttgctgatttggaaataatagttgatttgtCAAAAAATGAGTGATTGATTCTAATATTTTGCCAAGTAAGCGATGTTGCTGACATAAcaatagtaaaaagaaaaagatgttttTAAAGTAACGTGGATAAAGttatgtatctacttttatatattaaaaatagactaacattattttaagttttattatttaatttaattgaagttaattcataaaaaagatttaaatgtaaaagattatttttttttttaaatatctccccctcctcaaaaaaaaagaaagatatctTATCTCTCCAACATTATCAATGtgcaataaaaaaacaaaattcaactttggaattttttttattttcttattctttaaaTTGCTAAaacaaatttcattaaaaaatgacgtcaactaaaatattttttgggtataCTTCTCAATATTCGATGcattttgttttattatatagaagaatctttttgtttttccctcaTTTTTATTTCCCGCCCGAATTTCAATTCCACGTCGATCATCTCTTCCTCCTTCAAAGTTCATACAAGTATGAAGTATACAACCCCTCCAAAGCCACTCTTCTCTTAGCAAGAAATCCAAGAACACACGATTCTCCTTCTTCAATCCAACCGATGGAAAAGATTAATCTTTTCACCCTACGCACTCTTCTCTTCCTCGTCACCGTCGTCATCCTCCTGTTCCCCTCTGCCGCATCCTCCACCGAGGCCCTCCTTACCCTGGCGGTGCAAACCCTAACCGACGCCGGCTTCCTTTCCATGGCCCTCACCCTCCGCCTCGCGTCCCCTTCCATCCCCCTCCCTTCCGCCAACACCGCCACCGTCTTCGTACCCCCAAACGCCGCCTTCATCCGCTCCGGCCCGCTCCCACTCTCACTCCTCAAATACCACATCCTACCCGACAGGCTCCCACTCCAAAACCTCTCAACTCTCCAACCAAACACGCCCTTACCCACTCTCCTCCCAAATTCCTATCTCAGCATTACCTCTTCCTCCTCCAACAAACTTTCCCTAAACGACGTCGTCGTTTCCAAGATACCAATCTTCGACGACGGTTCATTACTCTTGCTCGCAATCGACGACTTCTTCAACTCATCTTCGCTCCAAGAATTAGAATCCGAACCCGCCCGTACTAACGCAGAAACGTTTGCCGCCGTCACCGAAGTCTTGAAGTCTAACGGCTGCTCCGTAATGGCCACGTTTCTTGATGCTCAGCTTTCGACGGAGTTTGGTGATGAGAGGAAGTTCACGATCTTCGCGCCGTTAGATGAGGCGTTCGCCGTTAACGGCGTGAGGAATATCGGCGATTACTCTACGATCTTCCGCAAGCACGTCGTGCCGAAGCTGATTACATGGCGCGATCTGATTCGTCTCCCTAACGAGTCTCTGCTGCCGACGTTCTCCGACGGGTTTGAGATCAATGTGACGGTTTCTCCGAGGATGCGGTTCCTCAACGGTGTTCTGGTGGCGGTTCCGGACATGTTTCGCAGCGATCTCGTCGTCGTTCATGGAATTCATGGCTTACTTGATAGCAATAGAGTGGAACAGTGCCACAGTGCTACGTGCTGACTGAAGGTGTATCCATTTCTTCTGAATATTGAATTTTAGGGTTAGATTTTGGTATATTCAATGGTCCGTGAATACTTGAATCTTATGTAGTTTTCTATTGGAATTGTATGTTTGTGTAGACCTATATTCAATTGTGTATGCAAATTGCACAGAGCATTAACAATTCTTTCAAAGACAAACAGATAGTGTGTGAACTCTTTTTGTTGAATAGCTTACAAGCAATGCAATTGTAAATGCATTTTGAAATGATTTGAGAATGTTTCAATCT
This window contains:
- the LOC112755088 gene encoding putative fasciclin-like arabinogalactan protein 20; protein product: MEKINLFTLRTLLFLVTVVILLFPSAASSTEALLTLAVQTLTDAGFLSMALTLRLASPSIPLPSANTATVFVPPNAAFIRSGPLPLSLLKYHILPDRLPLQNLSTLQPNTPLPTLLPNSYLSITSSSSNKLSLNDVVVSKIPIFDDGSLLLLAIDDFFNSSSLQELESEPARTNAETFAAVTEVLKSNGCSVMATFLDAQLSTEFGDERKFTIFAPLDEAFAVNGVRNIGDYSTIFRKHVVPKLITWRDLIRLPNESLLPTFSDGFEINVTVSPRMRFLNGVLVAVPDMFRSDLVVVHGIHGLLDSNRVEQCHSATC